The Podospora pseudocomata strain CBS 415.72m chromosome 1 map unlocalized CBS415.72m_1, whole genome shotgun sequence genome has a segment encoding these proteins:
- a CDS encoding uncharacterized protein (EggNog:ENOG503NWXD; COG:G), which produces MKEKDSTSASDSDRTDGEISIPNDQNIAGFKPSHNTETDPASNVDPPPDVVPDGGLTAWLQVLGSTAILVNTWGLINTFGVFQAYYETTLLSSHPPSSISWIGSTQAALLFLVGVFAGPLYDAGYFRHLLITGMFLIVFGQFMTSLCTEYWQVLLAQGFCMGSGMGMTFLPSAAILSQYFARHRALALGIASAGSPVAGTVFPIIFSKLEKSLGFGWATRVIAFILLGMSVIPVAFMKTRVPPHKGKKSLVDKSLFKDGPYLSFTAGGFFAFLTLYVPFFYITLYGTSQASVTESFAPYLVTLLNAGSIFGRIIPNALADRFGCLNLMLVCMSGSAILVFGWLGVKNLAGSVVFVLLYGAFSGGVVSLTPSVVVELSPDLSRVGTRMGFGFIVSGTAVLIGTPIAGAVLGGESANARWVPTVLYAACGLLIATFLYSTARFLQYRKKGGW; this is translated from the exons ATGAAGGAGAAAGATTCCACATCCGCCTCCGACTCGGACAGAACAGACGGCGAAATCTCAATCCCAAACGACCAGAACATCGCCGGCTTCAAGCCCAGCCACAACACAGAAACAGATCCTGCCTCGAATGTTGACCCACCACCAGATGTGGTCCCAGATGGAGGTCTCACAGCTTGGCTCCAAGTCCTAGGCTCGACCGCTATCCTCGTCAACACCTGGGGTCTTATCAACACCTTCGGGGTCTTCC AGGCCTACTACGAAACAACCCTCCTatcctcccatccaccctcctcaatctcatGGATCGGCTCTACCCAagccgccctcctcttcttggtcgGCGTGTTCGCCGGTCCTCTCTATGACGCCGGCTActtccgccacctcctcatcaccggcatgttcctcatcgtcttcggCCAGTTCATGACCTCGTTATGTACCGAGTACTGGCAAGTCCTTCTCGCGCAAGGGTTTTGCATGGGGAGCGGCATGGGAATGACTTTCCTACCTTCAGCTGCAATCCTCAGTCAGTACTTTGCCCGCCATCGGGCGTTAGCCTTGGGCATCGCCTCGGCAGGGTCGCCAGTTGCCGGGACGGTTTTTCCGATCATCTTTtcaaagttggagaagagccTGGGTTTCGGCTGGGCGACGAGGGTGATCGCCTTCATCCTGCTGGGAATGTCGGTCATACCAGTCGCGTTCATGAAGACCAGGGTGCCACCTCACAAGGGGAAGAAGTCGCTGGTCGACAAGAGCCTTTTCAAGGATGGTCCATATTTGAGCTTCACCGCTGGCGGTTTCTTTGCCTTCCTGACGCTCTATGTTCCGTTCTTTTACATCACGCTGTATGGCACATCGCAGGCGTCGGTTACCGAGTCCTTTGCGCCGTATCTGGTTACGTTGCTGAATGCCGGGTCGATTTTTGGCAGAATTATCCCCAACGCGCTGGCGGATCGGTTTGGGTGCCTGAACCTCATGCTCGTTTGCATGTCGGGGAGTGCAATTCTCGTCTTCGGCTGGCTGGGAGTCAAGAATCTCGCTGGATCAGTGGTTTTTGTACTGCTGTATGGTGCCTTCTCGGGCGGCGTGGTCAGCTTGACACCTAGTGTTGTCGTCGAGCTATCTCCTGATCTTTCGAGAGTTGGGACCAGAATGGGTTTTGGGTTCATTGTCTCTGGAACTGCGGTTCTGATTGGGACGCCCATTGCGGGTGCGGtcttgggtggtgagagtgCCAATGCCAGATGGGTGCCGACGGTCCTGTATGCTGCCTGTGGGCTTCTGATTGCGACGTTTCTCTACTCGACAGCGAGGTTTTTGCAGTATAGAAAGAAAGGAGGGTGGTAA
- the PST2 gene encoding flavodoxin-like fold protein (COG:S; CAZy:AA6; EggNog:ENOG503NU10) gives MAPKIAIVYYSMYGHIKQLAEAEKAGIEKAGGTADLYQVPETLSDEVLAKMYAPPKATDVPVLEDPSVLEQYDAFLIGIPTRYGNFPAQWKAFWDKTGKQWSSGGFWGKYAGVFISTASQGGGQESTALAAMSTFAHHGIIYVPLGYAKAFGILTNLDAVRGGSAWGAGTFAGGDGSRQPSDVEKELATIQGEEFYKTVAKAFSA, from the exons ATGGCTCCCAAGATCGCAATTGTTTACTACTCGATGTACGGCCACATCAAGCAGTTggctgaggctgagaaggccgGTATCGAGAAGGCTGGCGGCACTGCCGATCTCTACCA GGTCCCTGAGACTCTTTCTGACGAGGTCCTCGCCAAGATGTACGCTCCTCCCAAGGCCACAGATGTCCCCGTCCTCGAAGACCCAAGCGTGCTCGAGCAATATGACGCCTTCCTCATCGGCATCCCAACAAGATACGGCAACTTCCCCGCTCAATGGAAGGCTTTCTGGGACAAGACCGGCAAGCAATGGAGCTCCGGTGGTTTCTGGGGCAAGTACGCCGGTGTCTTCATCTCCACTGCCTCTCAGGGAGGTGGCCAGGAGTCCACTGCTCTCGCCGCCATGAGCACCTTCGCCCACCACGGCATCATCTACGTGCCCCTCGGATACGCCAAGGCCTTCGGCATCTTGACCAACCTGGATGCGGTCCGCGGTGGTAGTGCCTGGGGAGCGGGTACTTTCGCTGGTGGTGACGGCTCTCGCCAGCCTAGTGATGTGGAGAAAGAGCTGGCCACCATCCAGGGCGAGGAGTTTTACAAGACGGTCGCCAAGGCTTTCAGTGCGTGA
- the YAE1 gene encoding Essential protein Yae1, N terminal (EggNog:ENOG503P6BT; COG:S) produces the protein MLLRHPSLHPDETRASTANNQDIFPSMSSHPAPSPYQDQDDTEPENGQFDDVWGDDEDNDFIPSSTTTVSSSSERERDINRLKTLHSKTGYIDGITHAKSTSVQAGFDEGFTLGANIGSRAGILLGIIEGFVAAFGLQSISTSPPQPWETAEWGRLEVLLNEARRELDVRSVFAKDWFCEDGTWNYPVGDEESGGEVLFPDVAASHPLIKKWDAIVRREGERFGLDWNVLRDEEGVERGHEYDQEEENSRQGNQPAVAKTGNQALAW, from the coding sequence AtgctcctccgccatccctccctccaccccgacgAAACAAGAGCATCAACCGCCAACAACCAAGACATCTTCCCCAGCATGTCCTCTCACCCAGCCCCCAGCCCataccaagaccaagacgaCACCGAGCCCGAAAACGGCCAGTTCGACGACGTCTGGGGCGACGATGAAGACAATGACTTTATCCCCTCttctaccaccaccgtctcatcctcatcagaaAGAGAACGTGACATCAACCGCCTCAAAACTCTCCACTCCAAAACCGGCTACATCGACGGCATCACCCACGCTAAATCTACCTCTGTCCAAGCCGGCTTCGACGAGGGGTTCACCCTCGGAGCCAACATCGGCTCTCGGGCCGGGATCCTCCTAGGCATCATCGAAGGCTTCGTGGCTGCTTTTGGGCTGCAGTCTATTTCCACTTCTCCACCTCAGCCATGGGAAACCGCAGAGTGGGGGCGGTTAGAGGTCCTTCTCAACGAAGCCAGGCGAGAGCTTGACGTGAGAAGTGTTTTTGCCAAGGACTGGTTTTGTGAGGACGGGACGTGGAATTACCCCGTTGGTGACGAGGAAAGCGGCGGGGAGGTGCTCTTCCCGGATGTGGCGGCTTCTCACCCTCTGATCAAAAAGTGGGATGCGATTGTCAggcgggaaggggagagatTTGGACTTGATTGGAATGTTTTgagagatgaggagggtgttgagaggGGACATGAGTACgatcaggaagaggagaacaGCAGACAAGGGAACCAGCCTGCTGTAGCAAAGACTGGAAATCAGGCTCTTGCCTGGTAA